The segment GTTAAAAATCGAAAATGAACAATTAAAAAGGGAAAATGCTATGCTTAAAGCTAGACTTGGAATGAATAGTTCTAATAGCAGTTTTCCTCCATCTTCTGATAAATTTGGTAAAAAAAAAGATAAAAACAGATCGTTGAGAAAGAAAAGTGGCAAAGCATCAGGCGGGCAAATCGGTCATAAAGGTTCTACTCTTGAAAAAGTTGATAATCCTGATTTCGTTATTGAACTTCCTAATGAGATTTGCCCTCATTGTGCTGCTAACTTAAAAGATGTTAAAATAGAGGAAGTTAAAACTCGTCAAGTTTTTGATATTCCTGAAATTAAAATCAATGTTACTGAATATCAGGCACATTTAAAAACTTGCCCACATTGCAATAAAAAATCAATATCTGAATTTCCTGAAAATGTTACCCATAATGCCCAATATGGTG is part of the Fusobacterium varium genome and harbors:
- a CDS encoding IS66 family transposase zinc-finger binding domain-containing protein — encoded protein: MEIKVEDLLLEIAKLRKEIEKLKIENEQLKRENAMLKARLGMNSSNSSFPPSSDKFGKKKDKNRSLRKKSGKASGGQIGHKGSTLEKVDNPDFVIELPNEICPHCAANLKDVKIEEVKTRQVFDIPEIKINVTEYQAHLKTCPHCNKKSISEFPENVTHNAQYG